In a single window of the Halomicroarcula saliterrae genome:
- a CDS encoding zinc ribbon domain-containing protein, with amino-acid sequence MDEWSEAEEPACPACGVDLERAAADCPECGEQLVSEEVAEMLEERLAAAYEAEMNTTPRWAVVLTGLALGIAVSPLVVYAAVIAVGELPLVALAGLGLAGWLLPAAALSRLPNPSAVLSRGLYLVVGGIGAVVLAVGYDAVSPGSAVVPGRTGLVVAVLALPAMVALLLARRIAGRAARQARGEPGPLHERAGIEPEDDGETADGDR; translated from the coding sequence ATGGACGAGTGGAGCGAGGCCGAAGAGCCGGCCTGCCCGGCCTGCGGTGTGGACCTGGAACGGGCGGCGGCCGACTGCCCCGAGTGTGGCGAGCAGCTGGTCTCCGAGGAGGTGGCCGAGATGCTCGAAGAGCGGCTCGCGGCGGCCTACGAGGCCGAGATGAACACGACGCCGCGGTGGGCTGTCGTCCTCACCGGGCTCGCGCTGGGCATCGCCGTCTCACCGCTGGTGGTCTACGCCGCCGTCATCGCCGTGGGGGAGCTCCCCCTCGTGGCTCTGGCCGGACTGGGACTGGCGGGCTGGCTCCTCCCGGCGGCCGCGCTCTCGCGGCTCCCCAACCCGAGCGCCGTCCTCTCGCGTGGCCTCTATCTCGTCGTCGGCGGCATCGGTGCCGTCGTCCTCGCAGTGGGGTACGACGCGGTGTCACCGGGGTCTGCCGTGGTCCCCGGTCGGACCGGCCTCGTCGTCGCGGTGCTCGCGCTCCCGGCGATGGTCGCGCTCCTGCTCGCGCGCCGAATCGCCGGGCGGGCGGCACGACAGGCCCGAGGGGAGCCGGGGCCGCTCCACGAGCGGGCCGGTATCGAACCCGAGGACGACGGCGAGACCGCCGACGGCGACCGCTGA
- a CDS encoding zinc ribbon domain-containing protein has protein sequence MELRRSVALLATELWLLVGAVAGYLFYGAWVVATGLVVEAFAPTFAAMAVTADVTGLVVFAAVAWLLAPAAVAAWLLDRQLSNDYGNLVSQYRIDNPGVLPAPSGVLMILAAVAAIGLGPRPAVVALTAVASVHLLVRTIAFGRRVYSFSPRPLFTVLTAVSAVALAAAWLVHAPGLPGPVGERVASAGVASVVETGLGAAGVAPATALGALVTVPALLSGVYLGIQALVARRVRAQAPLARPDKRAEQRYPIMPPVADSSRPGPPTPTANGSSAGADEPGTPDSSDASSTADDGAGDPSDDGHSHTRVFTTDEPIPDDGESMAAVAEDGDEAEEDGWIDDTAIFTPEGATSSAEECGACGESIPRESVTFCPNCGERIQR, from the coding sequence GTGGAACTGCGACGTTCCGTCGCGTTGCTTGCTACGGAGTTGTGGCTACTGGTCGGCGCAGTCGCCGGCTACCTGTTCTACGGGGCGTGGGTCGTCGCGACCGGACTCGTGGTCGAGGCGTTCGCGCCGACCTTCGCCGCGATGGCCGTCACGGCCGACGTGACCGGGCTGGTCGTCTTCGCGGCGGTCGCGTGGTTGCTCGCGCCCGCGGCCGTCGCCGCGTGGCTGCTCGACCGGCAGCTCTCGAACGACTACGGCAACCTCGTGAGCCAGTACCGCATCGACAATCCGGGCGTGTTGCCCGCGCCGTCCGGCGTCCTCATGATACTCGCAGCCGTGGCGGCCATCGGTCTCGGTCCGCGCCCGGCGGTCGTCGCGCTCACGGCCGTCGCCAGCGTCCACCTGCTCGTCCGGACCATCGCCTTCGGTCGCCGCGTCTACAGCTTCTCGCCCCGACCGCTCTTTACCGTGCTGACGGCGGTGAGCGCCGTCGCCCTCGCGGCCGCCTGGCTGGTCCACGCACCGGGACTGCCGGGACCGGTCGGCGAGCGCGTCGCGAGCGCCGGCGTGGCGTCTGTCGTCGAGACCGGACTCGGCGCCGCCGGGGTCGCTCCGGCCACGGCGCTGGGCGCGCTGGTCACCGTCCCGGCGCTCCTCTCGGGCGTGTATCTCGGAATCCAGGCGCTCGTCGCCCGTCGGGTCCGGGCACAGGCCCCGCTCGCCCGGCCGGACAAACGGGCCGAGCAGCGCTACCCCATCATGCCGCCGGTGGCCGACAGCTCGCGGCCGGGACCGCCGACCCCGACCGCCAACGGGTCGAGCGCCGGCGCGGACGAGCCGGGGACGCCCGACAGCTCGGACGCGTCCAGCACGGCCGACGACGGTGCCGGCGACCCCTCCGACGACGGGCACTCCCACACGCGCGTGTTCACGACTGACGAGCCCATCCCGGACGACGGGGAGTCGATGGCGGCCGTCGCCGAGGACGGCGACGAAGCCGAGGAAGACGGCTGGATAGACGACACGGCGATTTTCACGCCCGAGGGGGCTACCAGCTCAGCGGAGGAGTGTGGCGCCTGCGGCGAGTCGATACCCCGCGAGTCGGTGACGTTCTGTCCGAACTGCGGCGAACGGATTCAGCGCTGA
- a CDS encoding MutS-related protein, protein MRLEEYWGIGPKTSELLTEELGVERAIAAIESADTRTLTAAGLSRGRATRILRRATGAESMDLLATRDTRDVYKELLDLAEEYAVTADAADRIRVLTPLPTRERMDARLDDVLAARDTWVGLDERDRRAIQAAFEDHDEGGERAAVETALALQATGVESGVFERVAALDSDALADARAALAGLAGEGDRVGEGADDELDRLRERLGQVEDLAAATPDVVEAVREAARRPDEFQDALVRHVTGETGLEAPRVRDAMPGDATDARDFVDAALRELRRSLRTAVEEREATVADELSEALDDARPTIDDAVAAVGDLALSVSLARFALAYDLRRPTFVDRDTVAVRDARNLALADADGVQPVTYAIGDHTLDVERADAPPSGDRVAVLTGANSGGKTTLLETLCQVQLLAQMGLPVPAAAAEVGVVDTVVFHRRHASFNAGVLESTLRSVVPPLSGDDRTLMLVDEFEAITEPGSAANLLHGLVTLTVDRGALGVFVTHLAADLEPLPEVARTDGIFAEGLNQELELRVDYQPRFGTVGKSTPEFIVSRLVANAGDPVERSGFETLAQAVGEEAVQRTLSDAMWTEDR, encoded by the coding sequence ATGCGACTGGAGGAGTACTGGGGCATCGGCCCGAAGACGTCCGAGCTACTGACCGAGGAACTGGGCGTCGAACGGGCTATCGCGGCCATCGAATCGGCGGACACGCGAACGCTCACCGCGGCGGGGCTCTCCCGCGGGCGAGCGACGCGCATCCTCCGGCGGGCGACGGGGGCCGAATCGATGGACCTGCTGGCGACCCGGGACACCCGAGACGTGTACAAGGAACTGCTGGACCTCGCCGAGGAGTACGCCGTCACGGCCGACGCGGCCGACCGCATCCGCGTGCTGACGCCGCTGCCGACGCGCGAGCGGATGGACGCGCGGCTGGACGACGTCCTCGCCGCGCGGGACACGTGGGTCGGACTCGACGAGCGCGACCGACGCGCGATACAGGCGGCCTTCGAGGACCACGACGAGGGCGGCGAGCGAGCGGCCGTCGAGACCGCGCTCGCGCTGCAGGCGACCGGGGTGGAGTCGGGCGTCTTCGAGCGGGTCGCGGCCCTCGACAGCGACGCGCTGGCCGACGCGCGGGCCGCGCTCGCGGGGCTCGCCGGCGAGGGTGACCGTGTCGGCGAGGGCGCCGACGACGAGCTCGACCGGCTCCGCGAGCGGCTGGGGCAGGTCGAAGACCTCGCTGCGGCCACGCCGGACGTCGTCGAGGCCGTCAGAGAGGCCGCCCGCCGGCCCGACGAGTTCCAGGACGCGCTGGTGCGTCACGTCACCGGCGAGACGGGGTTAGAGGCCCCGCGGGTCCGGGACGCGATGCCCGGGGACGCGACCGACGCGCGGGACTTCGTCGACGCCGCGCTCCGCGAACTGCGCCGGTCGCTTCGGACCGCCGTCGAGGAGCGGGAGGCCACCGTCGCCGACGAACTGAGCGAGGCGCTCGACGACGCGCGGCCGACCATCGACGACGCCGTCGCGGCCGTCGGTGACCTCGCGCTGTCGGTGTCGCTGGCGCGGTTCGCCCTCGCCTACGACCTCCGCCGGCCGACCTTCGTCGACCGGGACACCGTCGCGGTCCGTGACGCCCGGAACCTCGCGCTGGCCGACGCCGACGGCGTCCAGCCCGTGACCTACGCCATCGGCGACCACACGCTCGACGTGGAGCGGGCCGACGCCCCGCCCAGCGGCGACCGGGTGGCTGTGTTGACCGGCGCGAACTCCGGCGGGAAGACCACGCTGCTCGAAACGCTGTGTCAGGTGCAGCTGCTCGCCCAGATGGGACTGCCCGTCCCGGCCGCGGCCGCCGAGGTGGGCGTCGTCGACACCGTCGTCTTCCACCGCCGGCACGCCTCGTTCAACGCCGGCGTCCTCGAGTCGACGCTGCGCTCGGTCGTCCCGCCGCTGTCGGGCGACGACCGGACGCTGATGCTCGTCGACGAGTTCGAGGCCATCACCGAGCCGGGGTCGGCGGCGAACCTGCTCCACGGGCTCGTGACGCTGACCGTCGACCGGGGCGCCCTCGGCGTGTTCGTCACCCACCTGGCGGCCGACCTCGAACCGCTGCCCGAAGTGGCTCGCACCGACGGTATCTTCGCCGAGGGACTGAACCAGGAGCTGGAACTGCGCGTGGACTACCAGCCCCGCTTTGGCACCGTGGGCAAGTCCACGCCGGAGTTCATCGTCTCCCGGCTGGTCGCCAACGCGGGCGACCCCGTGGAGCGAAGCGGGTTCGAGACGCTGGCGCAGGCCGTCGGCGAGGAGGCCGTCCAGCGGACGCTCTCCGATGCGATGTGGACCGAGGACCGGTAG